The Suricata suricatta isolate VVHF042 chromosome 4, meerkat_22Aug2017_6uvM2_HiC, whole genome shotgun sequence genome includes a region encoding these proteins:
- the SUPT20H gene encoding transcription factor SPT20 homolog, translated as MTAGAPVSPNSTIRLILKTWFLLLFINTHKFSLHFGPLFYTTMQQALELALDRAEYVIESARQRPPKRKYLSSGRKSVFQKLYDLYIEECEKEPEVKKLRRNVNLLEKLVMQETLSCLVVNLYPGNEGYSLMLRGKNGSDSETIRLPYEEGELLEYLDAEELPPILVDLLEKSQVNIFHCGCVIAEIRDYRQSSNMKSPGYQSRHILLRPTMQTLICDVHSITSDNHKWTQEDKLLLESQLILATAEPLCLDPSIAVTCTANRLLYNKQKMNTRPMKRCFKRYSRSSLNRQQDLSHCPPPPQLKLLDFLQKRKERKAGQHYDLKISKAGNCVDMWKRSPCNLAIPSEVDVEKYAKVEKSIKSDDSQPTVWPAHDVKDDYVFECEAGNQYQKTKLTILQSLGDPLYYGKIQPCKEDEENDSQMSPSHSSTDDHSNWFVIGSKTDAERVVNQYQELVQNEAKCPVKMSHSSSGSASLSQLSPGKETEQPETVSVQSSVLGKGVKHRPPPIKLPSSSGNSSSGNYFTPQQASSFLKSPTPPPASKPPSLSRKSSVDLNQVSMLSPAALSPASSSQRSGTPKPSTPTPTPSSTPHPPDAQSSTPITPSATPTPQDSGFTPQPTLLTQFAQQQKSLSQAMPVTTIPLSTMVTSITTGTTATQVMANSAGLNFINVVGSVCGAQALMSGSNPMLGCNTGAITPAGINLSGLLPSGGLLPNALSGAMQAASQAGVPFGLKNTSSLRPLNLLQGSEQGSTSQEQALSAQHAAVINLAGVGSFMQSQAAAVAILAASNGYGSSSSTNSSTTSSSAYRQPVKK; from the exons ATGACAGCCGGCGCACCGGTTTCCCCGAACAG taCTATAAGATTGATATTAAAGACATGGTTTTTACTCCTCTTCATCAACACACATAAGTTTTCTCTTCATTTCGGACCCCTATTTTATACCACAATG CAACAAGCTTTAGAACTAGCTTTGGATCGTGCTGAG tatgttATTGAAAGTGCCCGGCAGAGACCTCCAAAAAGGAAATACCTGTCTAGCGGAAg aaaatctgtatttcaaaaactTTATGACTTGTATATTGAAGAATGTGAAAAAGAGCCTGAGGTTAAG aaattaagaagaaatgtgAATTTGTTAGAGAAGCTTGTTATGCAAGAGACATTATCCTGTTTAGTGGTAAACCTCTACCCTGGAAATGAGGGATATTCTCTGATgctcaggggaaaaaatggatcAG attctgAGACCATACGACTGCCTTATGAAGAAGGAGAATTGCTTGAATACTTGGATGCAGAAGAATTACCTCCAATTTTGGTTGATCTCCTAGAAAAATCTCAG GTTAATATTTTTCATTGCGGATGTGTCATAGCAGAAATACGTGACTACAGGCAGTCCAGTAATATGAAATCTCCTGGTTACCAAAGTAGGCATATTCTCTTACGTCCAACAATGCAG acTTTAATCTGTGATGTGCATTCAATAACAAGTGATAACCATAAATGGACCCAG GAAGATAAACTTTTGCTTGAGAGCCAGCTGATCCTCGCTACAGCTGAACCACTGTGTCTTGATCCTTCGATAGCAGTAACCTGTACTGCAAATAGATTGCTCTATAACAAGCAGAAGATGAACACGCGCCCAATGAAACG GTGTTTCAAGAGGTATTCCAGGTCTTCGCTGAATCGGCAGCAGGATCTGTCTCATTGTCCACCTCCGCCTCAGCTAAAATTACTTGAtttcttacaaaaaagaaaggaaaggaaagcaggtCAACATTATGACCTCAAGATTTCTAAAGCAGGAAAT tgtgtaGATATGTGGAAACGGAGTCCCTGTAATTTGGCCATACCTTCTGAAGTGGAT GTGGAGAAATATGCTAAAGTGGAAAAGTCCATCAAATCTGATGACTCACAACCAACAGTCTGGCCAGCCCAT GATGTAAAAGATGATTATGTATTTGAATGTGAAGCTGGTAATCAGTATCAGAAAACAAAGCTAACCATTTTGCAGTCACTTGGTGATCCACTTTACTATGGTAAAATACAGCCAtgtaaagaagatgaagaaaatgacagCCAGATGTCTCCATCCCA ctCCTCCACAGATGACCATTCAAattg GTTTGTTATTGGATCAAAGACTGATGCTGAgag GGTAGTCAATCAGTACCAGGAATTGGTCCAGAATGAAGCCAAATGTCCAGTCAAAATGTCACACAGCTCCAGTGGCTCAGCCAGCTTGAGTCAGCTTTCtccagggaaagaaacagaa CAGCCTGAGACTGTGTCAGTTCAGTCATCAGTATTGGGGAAAGGAGTAAAACACCGACCTCCACCCATCAAACTCCCCTCAAGCTCAGGAAATAGTTCCTCAG GTAACTATTTTACACCACAGCAGGCCAGCAGCTTTCTTAAATCTCCaactcctcctcctgcttccaaGCCACCAAGTCTTTCTCGGAAGTCATCTGTGGATCTCAATCAAGTTAGCATGCTTTCTCCAGCTGCCTTGTCACCTGCCAGTTCGTCACAAA GATCTGGAACTCCTAAGCCATCTACTCCTACACCAACCCCTTCATCGACCCCACACCCTCCTGATGCTCAGAGCTCAACTCCTATTACCCCTTCAGCCACCCCTACTCCCCAAGATTCAGGCTTCACCCCTCAGCCCACTTTGTTAACTCAGTTTGCTCAGCAGCAAAAGTCTCTGAGCCAGGCAATGCCTGTAACGACCATTCCTCTTTCCACCATGGTAACATCCATAACTACAGGAACCACGGCCACCCAGGTCATGGCAAACTCTGCTGGACTTAACTTCATCAATGTAGTGGGCTCTGTTTG TGGAGCCCAGGCTTTGATGAGTGGTTCAAACCCTATGCTGGGCTGTAACACTGGTGCCATAACTCCTGCAGGAATAAACCTGAGTGGCCTTCTACCCTCAGGAGGTCTGCTACCAAATGCATTGTCCGGTGCAATGCAGGCAGCTTCTCAAGCAG GTGTtccatttggtttaaaaaatacttcaagtCTCAGGCCCTTAAATCTACTCCAG